From one Micromonospora siamensis genomic stretch:
- the pflB gene encoding formate C-acetyltransferase — protein sequence MRATVVTTTGTAPLDPWRDFTGGTWRDTVDVADFLRANHEPYTGDAGFLTGPTCRTLEVWGALKKLFVVERERGVLDVDAATPSTITAHAPGWIDRDKELIVGLQTDAPLRRAIMPAGGLRMVETALKAYGFTPDPVVHRIFTSYRRTHNDAVFDAYPADVLAARRSHVITGLPDAYGRGRIIGDYRRVALYGVDRLIAERHALRAALDGRRCTDEVVRDREELAEQARALGELKQMAASYGHDISGPARTGREAIQWLYFAYLAAAKEQNGAAMSLGRTANFVDVFLRRDLAEGRLSEMDAQELVDDFVIKLRIVRFLRTPEYDQLFSGDPTWVTEALGGMGADGRPLVTRTSFRYLQTLYNLGPAPEPNLTVLWSPRLPTGFKRFCAQVSLDTSAIQYENDELIRDAYDDDTAIACCVSAMRVGRDMQFFGARANLAKALLYAINGGRDELTGEQVAPPSPPVGGEVLDHAAVLAAYDRTLDWLAETYVDALNVIHHQHDRYAYERLEMALHDHPVRRFMATGIAGLSVAVDSLAAIRYGRVKVLRDATGLAVDYVVDGDVPTYGNNDDRADEIAVWLVETFAAKLRRQRTYRDAELTMSVLTITSNVVYGKHTGNTPDGRRAGEPFAPGANPMNGRDTHGLVAAALSVAKLPYAAARDGISLTGTVTPDGLGRTRAERIDNLAGVLDGYADAGGFHLNVNVLDRATLLDAMAHPERYPQLTVRVSGYAVNFVRLTPEQQRDVVSRTFHGSL from the coding sequence ATGCGCGCGACCGTCGTCACCACGACCGGCACGGCCCCACTCGACCCGTGGCGGGACTTCACCGGCGGGACGTGGCGGGACACCGTGGACGTCGCCGACTTCCTGCGGGCCAACCACGAGCCGTACACCGGGGACGCCGGCTTCCTCACCGGCCCGACCTGCCGCACCCTGGAGGTGTGGGGGGCGTTGAAGAAGCTCTTCGTCGTCGAACGCGAACGCGGCGTCCTCGACGTCGACGCGGCCACCCCGTCCACCATCACCGCGCACGCCCCCGGCTGGATCGACCGGGACAAGGAGCTGATCGTCGGCCTGCAGACCGACGCGCCGCTGCGGCGGGCCATCATGCCGGCCGGCGGGCTGCGGATGGTGGAGACCGCGCTGAAGGCGTACGGCTTCACCCCCGACCCGGTCGTGCACCGGATCTTCACCAGCTACCGGCGCACCCACAACGACGCGGTCTTCGACGCGTACCCGGCGGATGTGCTGGCCGCCCGGCGCTCGCACGTGATCACCGGGCTGCCCGACGCGTACGGGCGGGGCCGGATCATCGGCGACTACCGGCGGGTGGCGCTGTACGGGGTGGACCGGCTGATCGCCGAGCGGCACGCGCTGCGGGCCGCGCTGGACGGTCGGCGCTGCACCGACGAGGTGGTACGGGACCGGGAGGAGCTGGCCGAGCAGGCCCGCGCCCTGGGCGAGCTGAAGCAGATGGCCGCGTCGTACGGCCACGACATCTCCGGGCCGGCCCGGACCGGGCGGGAGGCCATCCAGTGGCTCTATTTCGCCTACCTGGCCGCGGCGAAGGAGCAGAACGGCGCGGCGATGTCGCTGGGCCGCACGGCGAACTTCGTCGACGTGTTCCTGCGGCGGGACCTGGCCGAGGGACGGCTGTCGGAGATGGACGCCCAGGAACTGGTCGACGACTTCGTGATCAAGCTGCGGATCGTCCGGTTCCTCCGTACCCCCGAGTACGACCAGCTCTTCTCCGGCGACCCCACCTGGGTCACCGAGGCGCTCGGCGGGATGGGCGCCGACGGCCGGCCCCTGGTCACCCGGACCAGCTTCCGCTACCTCCAGACGCTGTACAACCTCGGGCCGGCGCCGGAGCCCAACCTGACGGTGCTCTGGTCGCCCCGGCTGCCCACCGGGTTCAAGCGGTTCTGCGCGCAGGTGTCGCTGGACACCAGCGCCATCCAGTACGAGAACGACGAACTGATCCGCGACGCGTACGACGACGACACCGCGATCGCCTGCTGCGTGTCGGCGATGCGGGTCGGCCGGGACATGCAGTTCTTCGGGGCCCGGGCCAACCTGGCCAAGGCGCTGCTGTACGCGATCAACGGTGGCCGGGACGAGCTGACCGGCGAGCAGGTCGCCCCGCCCAGCCCGCCGGTCGGCGGCGAGGTGCTCGACCACGCCGCGGTGCTCGCCGCGTACGACCGGACGCTGGACTGGCTCGCCGAGACGTACGTGGACGCGCTGAACGTCATCCACCACCAGCACGACCGGTACGCCTACGAGCGGCTGGAGATGGCGCTGCACGACCATCCGGTGCGCCGGTTCATGGCCACCGGCATCGCCGGGCTCTCCGTCGCCGTGGACAGCCTCGCCGCGATCCGCTATGGCAGGGTGAAGGTGCTGCGTGACGCCACCGGGCTGGCGGTCGACTACGTGGTCGACGGCGACGTCCCCACATACGGCAACAACGACGACCGGGCCGACGAGATCGCCGTGTGGCTGGTGGAGACGTTCGCGGCGAAGCTGCGCCGGCAGCGCACCTACCGGGACGCGGAGCTGACCATGTCGGTGCTGACCATCACCTCCAACGTGGTCTACGGAAAGCACACCGGCAACACGCCGGACGGGCGGCGGGCCGGTGAGCCGTTCGCTCCGGGCGCGAACCCGATGAACGGGCGGGACACGCACGGCCTGGTCGCCGCCGCGCTGTCGGTGGCGAAGCTGCCGTACGCCGCGGCCCGCGACGGCATCTCGCTGACCGGCACGGTCACCCCCGACGGGTTGGGGCGTACCCGCGCCGAGCGGATCGACAACCTGGCCGGGGTGCTCGACGGGTACGCCGACGCCGGCGGATTCCACCTGAACGTCAACGTGCTGGACCGGGCGACCCTGCTCGACGCGATGGCCCACCCGGAGCGCTATCCGCAGCTCACCGTCCGGGTCTCCGGGTACGCGGTGAACTTCGTCCGGCTCACCCCCGAGCAGCAGCGGGACGTGGTTTCCCGGACCTTCCACGGATCGCTGTGA
- a CDS encoding cyclic nucleotide-binding domain-containing protein: MTPLELLRDHPFLADLPERWLPPLTAYARPVVWHPGHRLFRAGAPAERFWLIRGGEVALDFPVPGRGDVGIETIGAGGVLGWSWLFPPYRWQFGAVAVRRTTTVEFTAAGVRRLMATDDTLGRDLTGRFMAVVVDRLQASRVRLLDLYGYPTSSAG; the protein is encoded by the coding sequence ATGACCCCGCTGGAACTGCTCCGCGACCACCCCTTCCTCGCCGACCTGCCCGAGCGGTGGCTGCCCCCGCTGACCGCGTACGCCCGACCGGTGGTGTGGCACCCCGGCCACCGGCTGTTCCGCGCCGGAGCACCGGCCGAGCGGTTCTGGCTGATCCGCGGCGGCGAGGTGGCGCTGGACTTCCCGGTGCCCGGTCGCGGAGACGTCGGCATCGAGACGATCGGCGCGGGCGGGGTGCTCGGCTGGTCCTGGCTCTTCCCGCCGTACCGCTGGCAGTTCGGGGCGGTGGCCGTGCGGCGCACCACCACCGTGGAGTTCACCGCGGCCGGCGTACGGCGGCTGATGGCCACCGACGACACCCTGGGCCGCGACCTGACCGGCCGTTTCATGGCCGTGGTGGTGGACCGGTTGCAGGCCTCCCGGGTCCGGCTGCTCGACCTGTACGGCTACCCGACGTCCTCGGCCGGCTGA
- the pflA gene encoding pyruvate formate-lyase-activating protein, translating to MNPTRTPPPGPVRPGRAGATDGVVHSWDLSHGVDGPGTRFVAFLAGCPLRCRYCHSPDTWFPGNGRRMSTDELMREIERYRRFIHVAGGGITLSGGEPLRQPRFTGEVLRRCHGLGLHTALDTSGFLGANADDALLDATDLVLLDVKSWDPATYRRVTGTGSVAPTLRFGRRLADRGTPIWVRFVLVPGLTDAEENVAGVADFAAGLGTVQRVDVLPFHRLGAHKYAELGLAFPLADTEPPGPELLDRVRAQFTTRGLVAY from the coding sequence GTGAACCCGACCCGCACCCCGCCGCCCGGGCCGGTCCGGCCCGGGCGGGCCGGCGCGACCGACGGCGTGGTGCACTCGTGGGACCTGTCGCACGGGGTGGACGGGCCGGGTACCCGGTTCGTGGCCTTCCTGGCCGGCTGCCCGCTGCGCTGCCGGTACTGCCACAGCCCGGACACCTGGTTCCCGGGCAACGGGCGGCGGATGTCGACCGACGAGCTGATGCGCGAGATCGAGCGGTACCGGCGGTTCATCCACGTGGCCGGCGGCGGGATCACGCTGAGCGGCGGGGAGCCGCTGCGCCAGCCCCGGTTCACCGGCGAGGTGCTGCGCCGCTGCCACGGCCTGGGGCTGCACACCGCGCTGGACACCTCCGGCTTCCTCGGCGCGAACGCCGACGACGCCCTGCTCGACGCCACCGACCTGGTGCTGCTGGACGTCAAGTCGTGGGACCCGGCGACGTACCGGCGGGTCACCGGTACCGGCTCGGTGGCGCCGACGCTGCGCTTCGGCCGCCGGCTGGCCGACCGGGGGACGCCGATCTGGGTCCGGTTCGTGCTGGTCCCCGGGCTCACCGACGCCGAGGAGAACGTGGCCGGCGTGGCCGACTTCGCCGCCGGCCTGGGAACGGTCCAACGGGTCGACGTGCTGCCCTTCCACCGCCTGGGCGCGCACAAGTACGCCGAGCTGGGGCTGGCGTTCCCCCTCGCCGACACCGAACCGCCCGGCCCGGAGCTGCTGGACCGGGTGCGGGCTCAGTTCACCACCCGAGGACTGGTCGCGTACTGA
- a CDS encoding Hsp20/alpha crystallin family protein, whose product MSTVTKFRGGTIAPFDWTNLSWFPLLAPTIRVEDYLDGDRYVVRAELPGIDPAKDVRITRTGENLRLDVVRRESHADKARSEFHYGSFSRLIPLPAGVKPETIAARYADGILEISATVGEPEPTPREIPVTVEHTGKR is encoded by the coding sequence ATGTCCACCGTCACGAAGTTCCGGGGCGGCACGATCGCGCCGTTCGACTGGACGAACCTCTCCTGGTTCCCGCTGCTGGCGCCGACGATCCGGGTCGAGGACTACCTCGACGGCGACCGGTACGTGGTGCGCGCCGAGCTGCCGGGGATCGACCCGGCCAAGGACGTCCGGATCACCCGTACCGGCGAGAACCTGCGCCTGGACGTGGTCCGACGGGAGAGCCACGCGGACAAGGCCCGCTCGGAGTTCCACTACGGCTCCTTCTCCCGCCTGATCCCGCTGCCCGCGGGCGTCAAGCCGGAGACCATCGCCGCCCGGTACGCCGACGGCATCCTGGAGATCAGCGCGACCGTCGGCGAGCCCGAGCCGACCCCGCGGGAGATCCCGGTGACCGTGGAGCACACCGGGAAGCGGTGA
- a CDS encoding LLM class flavin-dependent oxidoreductase, with amino-acid sequence MQFGIFTVGDVTVDPTTGREPTEHERIKAMVAIALKAEEVGLDVFATGEHHNPPFVPSSPTTMLGYIAARTERLLLSTSTTLITTNDPVKIAEDYAMLQHLADGRVDLMMGRGNTGPVYPWFGQDIRNGIPLAIENYDLLRRLWREDVVDWKGRFRTPLQSFTSTPRPLDGVPPFVWHGSIRSPEIAEQAAYYGDGFFANHIFWPAEHTQRMVGLYRQRFAHYGHGTPEQAIVGLGGQVFLRRNSQDAVREFRPYFDNAPVYGHGPSLEEFTRETPLTVGSPQQVIDRTLGFREYVGDYQRQLFLIDHAGLPLKTVLEQLDLLGEEVVPVLRKEFDALRPANVPEAPTHAALVAARQATTGAAR; translated from the coding sequence ATGCAGTTCGGGATCTTCACCGTCGGCGACGTCACCGTCGACCCGACCACCGGGCGGGAGCCGACCGAGCACGAGCGGATCAAGGCGATGGTGGCCATCGCGCTCAAGGCCGAGGAGGTCGGCCTCGACGTCTTCGCCACCGGCGAGCACCACAACCCGCCCTTCGTCCCCTCCTCGCCGACCACGATGCTGGGCTACATCGCCGCCAGGACCGAGCGGCTGCTGCTCTCCACCTCGACCACGCTGATCACCACCAACGACCCGGTGAAGATCGCCGAGGACTACGCCATGCTGCAACACCTGGCCGACGGCCGGGTCGACCTGATGATGGGCCGCGGCAACACCGGCCCGGTCTACCCCTGGTTCGGGCAGGACATCCGCAACGGCATCCCGCTCGCCATCGAGAACTACGACCTGCTGCGCCGGCTGTGGCGCGAGGACGTGGTCGACTGGAAGGGGCGGTTCCGCACCCCGTTGCAGTCGTTCACCTCGACCCCGCGCCCGCTCGACGGCGTACCGCCGTTCGTCTGGCACGGCTCGATCCGCAGCCCCGAGATCGCCGAGCAGGCCGCCTACTACGGTGACGGCTTCTTCGCCAACCACATCTTCTGGCCCGCCGAGCACACCCAGCGGATGGTCGGGCTCTACCGGCAGCGCTTCGCCCACTACGGCCACGGCACGCCGGAGCAGGCCATCGTCGGCCTCGGCGGCCAGGTCTTCCTGCGGCGCAACTCGCAGGACGCGGTCCGGGAGTTCCGGCCGTACTTCGACAACGCCCCGGTCTACGGGCACGGGCCGTCGCTGGAGGAGTTCACCCGGGAGACCCCGCTGACCGTGGGCAGCCCGCAACAGGTCATCGACCGGACGCTGGGCTTCCGGGAGTACGTCGGCGACTACCAGCGCCAGCTGTTCCTGATCGACCACGCCGGCCTGCCGCTGAAGACCGTCCTGGAGCAGCTCGACCTGCTCGGCGAGGAGGTCGTGCCGGTGCTGCGCAAGGAGTTCGACGCGCTGCGTCCCGCCAACGTGCCCGAGGCGCCCACCCACGCCGCGCTGGTCGCCGCCCGCCAGGCCACCACCGGGGCGGCCCGATGA
- a CDS encoding transcriptional regulator, whose translation MRLRICGLLNNADRLDFAVVRDTLGVSDATLSKHVKTLVDAGHVTISKSASANRTDARRVTWLSLSPTGRSAFAAHIRALQDIAGSRT comes from the coding sequence GTGCGACTGCGCATCTGTGGGCTGCTGAACAACGCCGACCGCCTGGACTTCGCCGTGGTGCGCGACACCCTGGGCGTCTCGGACGCGACCCTGTCCAAGCACGTCAAGACCCTCGTGGACGCGGGGCACGTGACGATCAGCAAATCCGCGTCCGCCAATCGCACCGATGCTCGTCGCGTCACCTGGCTGTCCCTCAGTCCGACCGGGCGATCGGCGTTCGCCGCGCACATACGTGCGCTGCAGGACATCGCCGGCAGCCGTACCTGA
- a CDS encoding CE1759 family FMN reductase, whose amino-acid sequence MSSRTLAVVSAGLSQPSSTRLLADQLAAAARDELLRRGAEVELRVIELRDHAHDVVNHLLTGFPPAPLREALDAVAAADGVVAVTPIFNASYNGLYKSFFDVLDDKALVDKPVLIGATGGTARHSLALEHAVRPMFAYLRAVVVPTAVFAAGEDWSGGGPDGALRGRVLRAGAELADQVDRRPAPTGPADPFTLTTDFAQLLGRRDD is encoded by the coding sequence ATGAGCAGCCGCACCCTGGCCGTGGTCTCCGCCGGCCTCTCCCAGCCCTCGTCGACCCGACTGCTGGCCGACCAGCTCGCCGCGGCCGCCCGCGACGAGCTGCTCCGGCGCGGCGCCGAGGTGGAACTGCGGGTGATCGAGCTGCGCGACCACGCCCACGACGTGGTCAACCACCTGCTCACCGGGTTCCCGCCGGCGCCGCTGCGCGAGGCGCTGGATGCGGTGGCCGCCGCCGACGGAGTCGTCGCCGTCACGCCGATCTTCAACGCCTCCTACAACGGGCTCTACAAGTCCTTCTTCGACGTGCTGGACGACAAGGCGCTGGTCGACAAGCCGGTGCTGATCGGCGCCACCGGCGGCACCGCCCGGCACTCGCTTGCGCTGGAGCACGCCGTCCGGCCGATGTTCGCCTACCTGCGGGCGGTGGTGGTGCCCACCGCCGTCTTCGCCGCCGGTGAGGACTGGTCCGGCGGCGGCCCCGACGGCGCGCTGCGCGGCCGGGTGCTGCGCGCCGGCGCGGAGCTCGCCGACCAGGTCGACCGGCGCCCGGCGCCCACCGGACCGGCCGACCCGTTCACGCTCACCACCGACTTCGCCCAGCTGCTCGGCCGCCGCGACGACTGA
- a CDS encoding universal stress protein — translation MTSRTGAPVVVGVDGSGSALEAVRVAAREAADRHRPLRVVHAFGWPLLGTPLGPVPVVCGDDAVRAAAQRTVDEAVEEAAKVAPEVPVTGRLCDGGPTAVLVRESRDAALLVLGHRGLGGFAELLIGSVTVQVTAHADCPVLVVRGEARADGPVVVGVDGSALSTEALGFAFAEAAQRDTRLVAVHAWLYPTAVGPGDIVPMAYDPQELRAEEERVLAESLAGFAERYPQVPVSTKLVAAPAARALVEESTDAQLTVLGAHGRGGLAGALLGSVSHALLHHARSPLAIVRHRRDLGRR, via the coding sequence ATGACCAGCAGGACGGGTGCGCCCGTGGTGGTGGGCGTGGACGGTTCCGGCTCGGCACTGGAGGCGGTGCGGGTGGCCGCCCGGGAGGCGGCGGACCGGCACCGGCCGCTGCGGGTGGTGCACGCCTTCGGGTGGCCGCTGCTCGGTACGCCGCTCGGCCCGGTGCCGGTGGTGTGCGGCGACGACGCCGTCCGCGCGGCGGCGCAGCGTACGGTCGACGAGGCGGTGGAGGAGGCGGCCAAGGTCGCCCCGGAGGTGCCGGTCACCGGTCGGCTCTGCGACGGCGGCCCGACGGCGGTGCTGGTGCGCGAGTCCCGCGACGCGGCGCTGCTGGTGCTCGGCCACCGGGGCCTGGGTGGCTTCGCCGAGCTGCTGATCGGTTCGGTCACGGTTCAGGTCACCGCGCACGCCGACTGCCCGGTGCTGGTGGTCCGCGGCGAGGCCCGCGCCGACGGCCCGGTGGTGGTCGGGGTGGACGGCTCGGCGCTCTCCACCGAGGCGCTCGGGTTCGCCTTCGCCGAGGCCGCGCAGCGCGACACCCGACTGGTCGCCGTGCACGCCTGGCTCTACCCGACCGCGGTCGGCCCGGGCGACATCGTGCCGATGGCGTACGACCCGCAGGAGCTGCGCGCCGAGGAGGAACGGGTGCTCGCCGAGTCGCTGGCCGGCTTCGCCGAGCGCTACCCGCAGGTGCCGGTGAGCACGAAGCTGGTGGCCGCCCCGGCGGCCCGGGCGCTGGTCGAGGAGTCCACCGACGCACAGCTGACCGTGCTCGGCGCGCACGGCCGTGGTGGCCTGGCGGGTGCCCTGCTCGGCTCGGTCAGCCACGCCCTGCTGCACCACGCCCGCAGCCCGCTGGCGATCGTCCGGCACCGGCGGGACCTCGGTCGCCGCTGA
- a CDS encoding DNA-3-methyladenine glycosylase translates to MTGTDLDALADLLAGPVEPAAHGLLGCLLSAGGVTVRLTEVEAYAGTAGDPASHAYRGRTPRNAVMFGPARHAYVYFTYGMHWCVNVVTGVEGEASAVLLRAGEVIDGLDAARARRPAVRRDVDLARGPARLCATLGIDRSAYGLDLLADGAVRLRPAPDPVPDAAISAGPRVGVTGAHDVPWRFWLTGDPTVSAYRRHVPRARR, encoded by the coding sequence ATGACCGGCACCGACCTCGACGCCCTGGCCGACCTGCTCGCCGGCCCGGTGGAGCCGGCCGCGCACGGCCTGCTCGGCTGCCTGCTCTCCGCCGGCGGGGTCACCGTCCGGCTCACCGAGGTCGAGGCGTACGCGGGCACCGCCGGGGATCCGGCGTCGCACGCGTACCGGGGACGCACCCCGCGCAACGCGGTGATGTTCGGCCCCGCCAGGCACGCCTACGTCTACTTCACCTACGGCATGCACTGGTGCGTGAACGTGGTGACCGGGGTCGAGGGGGAGGCGTCGGCGGTGCTGCTGCGCGCCGGTGAGGTGATCGACGGCCTCGACGCCGCCCGGGCCCGCCGTCCCGCCGTACGCCGGGACGTGGACCTGGCGCGCGGCCCGGCCCGGCTCTGCGCCACCCTGGGCATCGACCGCTCCGCCTACGGCCTCGACCTGCTCGCCGACGGTGCGGTGCGGCTGCGCCCGGCGCCGGACCCGGTGCCCGACGCGGCGATCTCCGCCGGTCCCCGGGTCGGGGTGACCGGCGCCCACGACGTGCCGTGGCGGTTCTGGCTCACCGGCGACCCGACGGTGAGCGCCTACCGCCGGCACGTCCCCCGCGCCCGCCGCTGA
- a CDS encoding universal stress protein, which translates to MERPVVVGVDGSPSSLVAAEHAAQAATLRGRPLELVHGYLHPLGYGVPLNPYDLGVPEPSEESQRMVRRTADDLARRWPGLRVAARQVAGGPGATLVEESRRAELVVVGSRGLGGFAGLLLGSVSGQVAAHAHCPVLVVRPEEQPIPTADGPVVAGVDGSPAAVLAARYAAGEAVRRGTALVLVHVGPPDGDRPVPEEIEEEQAAYHAGAVRLLAEASAAAREGRPELSVREHPVRAGTPAQGLVTASGEASVLVVGTRGRGGFTGMLLGSVSQTVLQHAHCPVLVAHPYPD; encoded by the coding sequence ATGGAACGTCCTGTCGTGGTGGGGGTCGACGGATCACCGTCCAGCCTGGTCGCCGCCGAGCACGCGGCGCAGGCCGCCACGCTGCGTGGCCGGCCGCTGGAGCTGGTGCACGGCTACCTGCACCCGCTCGGCTACGGCGTGCCGCTCAACCCGTACGACCTGGGGGTGCCCGAGCCGTCGGAGGAGTCGCAGCGGATGGTGCGGCGAACCGCGGACGACCTGGCCCGGCGCTGGCCGGGGCTGCGGGTGGCGGCCCGGCAGGTGGCCGGCGGGCCGGGCGCGACGCTGGTCGAGGAGTCCCGCCGGGCGGAGCTGGTGGTGGTGGGCAGCCGTGGGCTGGGGGGCTTCGCCGGGCTGCTGCTCGGCTCGGTCAGCGGCCAGGTGGCCGCGCACGCGCACTGCCCGGTGCTGGTGGTCCGCCCCGAGGAGCAGCCGATCCCGACGGCGGACGGGCCGGTGGTGGCCGGGGTGGACGGTTCACCGGCCGCGGTGCTGGCCGCCCGGTACGCCGCCGGGGAGGCGGTCCGGCGCGGCACCGCCCTGGTGCTGGTGCACGTGGGCCCGCCGGACGGGGACCGTCCGGTGCCGGAGGAAATCGAGGAGGAGCAGGCCGCGTACCACGCCGGGGCGGTGCGGCTGCTGGCCGAGGCGTCCGCCGCCGCCCGCGAGGGCCGACCGGAGCTGTCGGTGCGGGAGCACCCGGTCCGCGCGGGCACCCCGGCGCAGGGCCTGGTGACCGCCAGCGGCGAGGCGTCGGTGCTGGTGGTGGGCACCCGGGGCCGGGGCGGCTTCACCGGGATGCTGCTCGGCTCGGTCAGCCAGACGGTGCTCCAGCACGCGCACTGCCCGGTGCTGGTCGCCCATCCGTACCCGGACTGA